From a region of the Nitrospira sp. genome:
- a CDS encoding DUF4142 domain-containing protein, producing the protein MPRFVLIYLAMLAAVASFSSGDVFGATSEAQANAQSFLNKAAEEHQIEISLGQLAAQRATNERVKEFGQQMVDDHKKAGQQVEQLAMKDGVQLSAGVNQEHKQRVNELSQLAGHAFDRAYMNYILQNHETTVEEFQREAKTVQDQDIKQWIISIVPILEAHREKARQVKYSLQTNP; encoded by the coding sequence ATGCCGCGCTTCGTTTTGATCTATCTCGCCATGCTTGCAGCGGTGGCAAGCTTCTCTTCAGGCGATGTGTTCGGAGCAACATCTGAAGCCCAAGCAAACGCTCAGTCATTTCTGAACAAAGCGGCGGAAGAGCACCAGATCGAAATATCCTTGGGCCAACTTGCGGCTCAACGCGCGACAAACGAGCGAGTCAAGGAATTTGGACAGCAAATGGTCGATGACCACAAAAAGGCCGGTCAGCAAGTCGAACAACTGGCCATGAAGGACGGCGTGCAGCTCTCCGCCGGGGTCAACCAGGAACACAAGCAGCGGGTGAACGAATTGTCTCAACTCGCCGGTCATGCCTTCGATCGCGCCTACATGAATTACATTCTGCAGAACCACGAGACGACTGTGGAGGAGTTCCAACGTGAGGCAAAGACGGTGCAAGACCAAGACATCAAGCAGTGGATCATCTCTATTGTGCCGATTTTAGAGGCCCATCGGGAAAAGGCGCGACAAGTGAAATATTCGCTGCAGACGAATCCATAA
- a CDS encoding cytochrome B6, producing the protein MKRGPSHTTVSFGAALVLTAAVAALLVRSGHAQISPEGRHQMSQDTSIEQTKAKGFDGVDFYYDVFGAPPGQDPQKMAEQVMKKDIAEKPEVMTKQRKLLEERYDLSCKRMSGQTMTKGKPQPVGPVVKLPSNVTWESLGRSSAEDIKRRHLFPAGFDRLPHPKHAVGGQVFPQVQVKQFPRLERVDVDFDLPECWLPEFPPPIFLTTHPELGDVSQGEVLNADNFDRLFRGLVTHTQLDGLRLLVTQFPQEEFNLTHDRKTANPSLGVTCLDCHVNFHTTGQFHLNPDTRPQMQRFRLDTTSLRGMYNQQIHGSKRAIRSLEDFTEFEQRTAYFNGDPIRAMKKGINMIDRLQVAHMGQMQSIIDFPPAPHLDPMTGRLDRTQATQLEARGEDLFLGKAKCAACHMPPSYADHQMHDLHLERFGATADGPIKTFVLRGIKDSPPYLHDGRLPTLEDTVEFFNVVGGLQLDPEEKKALAAFLRAL; encoded by the coding sequence ATGAAACGCGGACCCAGCCATACAACGGTGTCATTCGGAGCAGCCTTAGTCCTCACGGCTGCAGTCGCGGCGCTGCTCGTTCGTTCCGGTCATGCACAGATCTCGCCCGAAGGGCGGCATCAGATGAGCCAAGACACGTCTATCGAGCAGACAAAAGCCAAGGGCTTTGACGGAGTGGATTTTTATTACGACGTGTTCGGCGCTCCGCCGGGGCAAGACCCGCAGAAGATGGCCGAACAGGTCATGAAGAAAGACATTGCGGAAAAGCCGGAGGTCATGACCAAACAACGGAAACTGTTGGAAGAACGATACGATCTCTCGTGTAAGCGCATGTCCGGCCAGACGATGACCAAAGGAAAACCGCAACCGGTCGGACCTGTCGTCAAATTGCCCTCGAATGTCACGTGGGAATCTCTGGGTCGCTCATCGGCCGAGGACATCAAGCGTCGGCATCTCTTTCCCGCAGGGTTCGATCGCTTACCCCACCCGAAACATGCGGTGGGGGGGCAGGTGTTCCCCCAAGTACAAGTCAAACAATTCCCCAGACTGGAACGGGTCGACGTTGACTTTGATTTGCCCGAATGTTGGCTCCCTGAATTTCCGCCGCCGATTTTTCTGACGACGCACCCTGAGCTTGGCGACGTGTCGCAGGGGGAGGTGTTGAATGCCGATAATTTCGATCGTCTGTTTCGGGGCTTGGTCACACACACGCAACTGGACGGACTGCGCTTGCTCGTGACCCAGTTTCCACAGGAGGAATTCAATCTCACGCACGACCGAAAGACGGCGAACCCGAGTCTTGGAGTCACCTGCTTGGATTGCCATGTCAACTTCCATACCACCGGACAATTCCATTTGAATCCGGACACACGGCCGCAGATGCAGCGGTTCCGGCTCGACACCACCAGCCTGCGCGGAATGTACAACCAGCAGATTCACGGCTCGAAACGAGCCATCCGATCTCTGGAGGACTTTACCGAATTTGAGCAGCGCACGGCCTATTTCAACGGCGATCCGATTCGCGCCATGAAAAAAGGGATTAACATGATCGATCGTCTGCAAGTCGCTCACATGGGCCAAATGCAGAGCATCATTGATTTCCCGCCGGCCCCGCATCTGGATCCCATGACCGGACGGTTGGATCGAACGCAGGCGACTCAACTGGAAGCGCGCGGCGAAGATCTATTTTTGGGAAAAGCCAAATGTGCGGCCTGTCACATGCCGCCCTCCTATGCGGATCATCAAATGCACGATCTGCATCTGGAACGGTTCGGCGCGACTGCCGACGGGCCGATCAAAACATTCGTGTTGCGCGGGATTAAGGATTCGCCGCCGTATCTACATGACGGCCGATTGCCGACTTTGGAAGACACGGTGGAGTTTTTCAACGTCGTCGGAGGCCTTCAACTCGACCCGGAGGAGAAGAAGGCGCTGGCGGCATTTTTACGGGCGCTATAA
- the glgX gene encoding glycogen debranching protein GlgX: protein MRTWSGTPFPLGANWDGQGINFALFSENATKVELCLFDRADDPKPSVCIPIEEQTNQVWHIYLPEIFPGQHYGYRVHGPYDPKQGHRFNPSKLLIDPYAKAVAGNVHWSEGRMFGYRIGDPEADLSMDDRDDAEFIPKSVAVDSSFTWGADKLLCTPWDETVIYEVHVKGLTARHPDVPEALRGTYLGMTSPAVLDHLKTLGVTAVELLPVHHFVRDQHLHDRGLTNYWGYNSIGFFAPDIRYAHSQKRGEQVREFKTMVKTLHSEGIEVILDVVYNHTAEGNQLGPTLCFRGIDNAAYYRLVDNDKRYYMDYTGCGNTLNMNHPRVLQLIMDSLRYWVEEMHVDGFRFDLASTLARELHDVNRLGAFFDIIHQDPVLSRVKLIAEPWDLASGGYQVGNFPLGWAEWNDKYRDTIRRYWKGDGGQVSELGYRLSGSSDLYERSGKRPYASINFVTAHDGFTLNDLVSYNEKHNEANGEENRDGTDNNQSWNCGVEGPTNDPAIMALREQQKRNFLTTLLFSQGVPMLCGGDELGRTQGGNNNAYCQDNETSWFDWDLKERDRQLLAFVQRLIRLRREQPVLRRRRFFQGRRIRGSEIKDIAWFRPDGHEMTDQDWQDAHARSLGVRLSGDAIHEKDYKGRPIHGDTLLLLFNAHHEQLPFVLPAHQRGVRWERILDTSDPESLDDHRQLRGGKTYDLNARSIAVLRLHKTR from the coding sequence ATGCGTACATGGTCTGGAACTCCATTCCCATTAGGCGCCAATTGGGACGGCCAGGGAATCAACTTTGCCTTGTTTTCGGAAAATGCGACGAAGGTCGAGCTCTGTCTATTCGACCGTGCTGATGATCCCAAACCATCCGTTTGTATCCCGATCGAAGAACAGACAAATCAGGTGTGGCACATTTACTTGCCGGAGATTTTTCCCGGGCAGCATTATGGCTACCGCGTCCATGGTCCCTACGATCCGAAGCAAGGGCATCGCTTCAATCCCTCGAAACTGCTCATCGATCCTTACGCCAAAGCGGTGGCGGGTAACGTGCACTGGTCCGAAGGCCGCATGTTCGGCTATCGAATCGGCGACCCAGAAGCCGATCTGTCCATGGACGATCGAGACGATGCCGAGTTTATTCCCAAAAGTGTCGCGGTCGATTCCTCATTCACATGGGGCGCCGACAAGCTGCTCTGCACTCCCTGGGATGAGACGGTGATCTATGAGGTGCACGTCAAGGGACTGACCGCCCGTCATCCGGATGTCCCGGAAGCCCTGCGAGGGACCTATCTGGGCATGACATCACCCGCTGTTCTGGATCATCTCAAAACCCTCGGTGTGACCGCCGTCGAGTTGTTGCCCGTTCATCACTTCGTTCGCGATCAGCATCTGCACGATCGCGGGCTCACAAACTACTGGGGTTACAATTCGATCGGGTTTTTCGCGCCCGACATTCGATACGCGCATTCCCAAAAACGCGGGGAGCAGGTGCGCGAATTCAAGACCATGGTGAAGACGCTCCACAGCGAGGGCATCGAAGTCATTCTCGACGTGGTCTACAACCATACCGCGGAAGGCAATCAGCTGGGCCCGACACTGTGCTTCCGGGGCATCGACAACGCCGCCTACTATCGTCTGGTGGACAACGACAAACGCTACTACATGGACTACACCGGATGCGGCAATACACTCAACATGAACCACCCGCGCGTGCTCCAGCTCATCATGGACAGCCTGCGCTACTGGGTCGAAGAGATGCACGTCGACGGGTTTCGCTTCGATCTTGCGTCTACCCTCGCGCGAGAGCTGCATGACGTGAACCGCTTGGGTGCGTTCTTCGACATCATTCATCAAGATCCGGTCCTCTCCCGTGTCAAGCTGATCGCCGAGCCATGGGATTTGGCCTCAGGTGGGTATCAGGTCGGGAACTTTCCTTTGGGCTGGGCCGAATGGAACGACAAGTACCGTGATACCATCCGCCGTTATTGGAAGGGCGATGGCGGACAAGTGTCCGAATTGGGCTACCGGCTTTCAGGCAGCAGCGACCTGTACGAACGCAGCGGCAAACGGCCGTACGCGAGCATCAACTTCGTGACCGCCCATGACGGCTTCACGCTCAACGATCTCGTGTCATACAACGAAAAGCACAATGAGGCGAACGGGGAAGAGAACCGGGACGGAACCGACAATAACCAAAGCTGGAACTGCGGCGTGGAAGGCCCGACCAATGATCCGGCTATCATGGCCTTGCGCGAACAGCAGAAGCGCAACTTCCTCACGACACTGCTCTTCTCCCAGGGTGTCCCCATGCTGTGCGGCGGCGATGAGCTCGGCCGCACGCAGGGAGGGAACAATAATGCCTACTGTCAGGACAATGAGACCAGCTGGTTCGACTGGGACCTGAAAGAACGGGATCGTCAGCTGTTGGCGTTTGTCCAGCGACTGATTCGATTACGGCGCGAGCAGCCCGTACTGCGCCGACGCCGGTTTTTTCAAGGACGGCGTATCCGCGGATCGGAAATCAAAGACATCGCCTGGTTCCGACCGGACGGCCATGAGATGACGGACCAAGATTGGCAAGATGCGCACGCCCGCTCCCTCGGCGTACGCCTGTCTGGTGATGCCATCCATGAGAAGGACTACAAAGGACGGCCTATCCACGGCGATACCTTACTGCTGCTGTTCAATGCCCACCACGAACAGCTCCCCTTTGTCCTCCCAGCGCATCAACGTGGTGTTCGATGGGAAAGAATTCTCGATACGAGTGATCCGGAATCATTGGACGATCACAGGCAATTGCGAGGCGGCAAAACGTATGACCTCAATGCTCGTTCCATCGCCGTGCTACGGCTGCATAAGACGCGTTAA
- the trxC gene encoding thioredoxin TrxC produces the protein MNKLLQIPCTHCRSLNRVPNTRLTDRPICGHCHAPLFTGQPFVLTTDNFELHASRSDIPLVVDFWAAWCGPCQVMAPAYHKAAKMLEPEVRAGKINSDEERSLAARFEIVSIPTLIIFREGRELGRKPGIMETHEIVRWVRSFADSNYKSD, from the coding sequence ATGAACAAGCTGCTCCAAATCCCTTGTACTCATTGCCGTAGCCTGAACCGTGTACCAAACACTCGGCTGACCGATCGGCCAATTTGCGGACATTGTCATGCGCCGTTGTTTACCGGCCAGCCATTTGTACTTACTACTGACAACTTTGAACTTCACGCATCCCGCAGTGATATTCCACTAGTCGTGGATTTTTGGGCTGCTTGGTGCGGACCTTGTCAGGTGATGGCGCCTGCCTATCACAAGGCAGCCAAAATGCTGGAACCGGAAGTTCGAGCAGGCAAGATCAATTCGGACGAGGAGCGAAGTCTGGCGGCGAGATTCGAGATTGTGAGCATTCCGACGTTGATCATCTTCCGGGAAGGGCGCGAACTGGGCAGGAAGCCGGGGATCATGGAGACGCACGAGATCGTCCGATGGGTACGCAGCTTCGCAGATTCCAACTATAAGTCGGATTAG
- a CDS encoding YihY/virulence factor BrkB family protein codes for MSRTSAESSLTRGSPLYNPWRLGGLSIRELSRRLWRESLQDELLGRAAQLSYYILLALFPALIFLTAFMGVFSVHNYMPELMSYLRQVLPNDVLSMVERFLKQVAEGSGIDILSLGGLGAIWASSSGVTAIMEALNVVYGVKTDSRPYWKVRVTAILLTIGLAGFVILSLTLVLYGPRLGGWIADLVGLDRVFVVAWNLLQWPVVAAIMLAVVGVIYYVCPDIRQDWRWISPGSAFAVAMWFMVSLGFKLYVDNFGDYNKVYGSIAGVIVLMLWLYWSGMVLLVGGEINSEIDKAATLGNPGREAAV; via the coding sequence ATGAGTCGAACATCAGCCGAATCGTCGCTCACAAGGGGATCGCCGCTGTACAATCCCTGGAGGCTCGGAGGGTTGTCGATCCGAGAACTGAGCCGGAGACTTTGGCGCGAAAGTCTTCAGGACGAACTGCTGGGTCGCGCTGCCCAACTGTCCTACTACATCCTGCTGGCGCTGTTTCCCGCGCTGATTTTTCTCACGGCGTTCATGGGCGTCTTCTCAGTGCACAATTACATGCCCGAACTGATGAGTTACCTGCGGCAGGTATTGCCCAATGACGTGCTTTCCATGGTTGAACGATTCTTGAAGCAAGTCGCGGAGGGCAGCGGTATCGATATCCTTTCACTAGGGGGGTTGGGCGCGATCTGGGCGTCATCGAGCGGTGTGACGGCCATCATGGAGGCGCTGAATGTCGTATATGGCGTCAAGACGGATAGTCGACCATATTGGAAGGTGCGCGTCACGGCGATACTACTCACCATCGGATTGGCGGGGTTCGTCATTCTCTCCTTGACCTTGGTGCTGTATGGACCCCGCCTTGGCGGATGGATTGCCGATCTGGTCGGACTGGACCGGGTCTTTGTCGTGGCATGGAATCTCCTGCAATGGCCTGTCGTAGCCGCCATCATGCTGGCAGTCGTCGGCGTGATCTATTACGTATGCCCCGATATCCGGCAGGATTGGCGTTGGATCTCGCCTGGATCGGCGTTCGCCGTGGCCATGTGGTTTATGGTTTCGCTTGGGTTCAAACTTTATGTTGATAACTTCGGCGACTACAACAAAGTCTATGGGTCCATCGCCGGTGTCATCGTGCTCATGCTGTGGCTCTATTGGAGCGGCATGGTGCTCTTGGTAGGGGGCGAGATCAATTCCGAGATCGATAAAGCCGCCACGTTAGGTAACCCCGGACGGGAAGCGGCCGTATAG
- a CDS encoding Gfo/Idh/MocA family oxidoreductase, whose product MRSRARSKRVRYAVVGLGHIAQVAVLPAFAHAGRNSVLTTLVSDDPDKLKQIAKRYDVPHRYSYRQYDQCLKERAFDAVYIALPNSLHCDFAVRAARAEIHVLCEKPMAVTEQECRRMIQASEKARVKLMVAYRLHFEEANMSTVDLAQSGKLGDLRLFNSLFTMQVRPGDIRVRAGLGGGSLYDIGVYCINAARYVFKDNPVEASASIVRGTDRRFREVDEMAAVWLRFPDDRLATFICSFGAVDASSYEVIGTKGRVRLCPAFEYAGPLEQQRVLNGTSRSHRYKAADQFAPELLHFSDCILRNTMPEPSGREGLIDVMIVQALYRSARTGRPVRLSLPKKKEWPSSDQVIWRPPISKPKLINVESPSL is encoded by the coding sequence ATGCGCTCTCGCGCAAGGTCAAAGCGTGTCCGATATGCAGTGGTAGGGCTCGGCCATATCGCCCAGGTGGCGGTCCTTCCCGCTTTTGCTCACGCCGGCAGGAACTCCGTGCTCACTACATTGGTCTCCGACGATCCCGATAAGCTGAAGCAAATAGCCAAGCGATACGATGTGCCCCATCGATATTCGTATCGGCAATACGACCAATGTCTGAAAGAGCGCGCGTTCGATGCTGTGTACATCGCGCTTCCCAACAGTTTGCATTGTGACTTCGCAGTCCGCGCCGCACGGGCGGAAATCCATGTGCTCTGCGAAAAGCCCATGGCCGTCACGGAACAGGAATGCCGGCGCATGATTCAGGCCTCGGAGAAAGCGCGCGTCAAACTCATGGTCGCCTATCGGCTTCATTTCGAAGAAGCCAATATGAGCACGGTGGATCTGGCACAATCCGGAAAGCTTGGCGATCTGCGGTTGTTCAACTCGCTCTTCACGATGCAGGTGCGTCCCGGTGATATTCGTGTCAGAGCCGGGCTTGGCGGCGGATCATTGTATGATATCGGGGTCTACTGCATTAACGCCGCCCGGTACGTTTTCAAGGACAACCCCGTCGAAGCGAGCGCCTCGATTGTGCGAGGCACCGATCGGAGATTTCGTGAGGTCGATGAAATGGCCGCCGTCTGGCTCCGTTTCCCCGATGACCGGTTGGCCACATTCATCTGCAGTTTTGGGGCGGTCGATGCTTCATCGTACGAAGTGATAGGGACCAAAGGGCGGGTAAGGTTGTGCCCAGCCTTCGAATATGCCGGACCTCTTGAGCAACAGCGGGTGTTGAACGGAACAAGCCGATCGCATCGTTACAAGGCCGCCGATCAATTTGCGCCCGAGCTGCTCCATTTTTCAGATTGCATTCTCCGGAACACCATGCCGGAGCCATCCGGCCGGGAAGGGCTCATTGATGTGATGATCGTTCAGGCCCTCTACCGTTCGGCGCGAACCGGCCGCCCAGTCCGGTTGTCGTTACCGAAAAAGAAGGAGTGGCCTTCTTCCGATCAGGTCATATGGCGGCCGCCGATTTCCAAGCCGAAGCTGATCAATGTCGAATCTCCTTCGCTGTAG
- a CDS encoding ROK family protein produces MNSKVRNINAKKTPSPAHVSSAPIRTFVVDIGGTGIKALVLNEIGEPMCERLRVPTPETTTPAAVIKVIKRLAKQAGKFDRVSVGVPGTVRSGVTTGVVNLGPEWDHFHLTKTLSAIFGKPVRAANDADMQGFGAISGNGLELVLTLGTGVGSSLFVDGRLVPNVRVGKNRLRKEELERIGKKRWNRRLGKVVAKLERMFQYDRLYIGGGNAAMVDIRLLPGNVTIVSNLNGVLGGIALWQESHITKESAASK; encoded by the coding sequence ATGAACAGTAAGGTCCGCAACATCAATGCGAAGAAAACACCAAGTCCTGCACATGTCTCTTCCGCGCCCATCCGCACGTTCGTGGTAGATATCGGTGGGACCGGTATCAAAGCGCTGGTCCTCAATGAAATCGGCGAACCGATGTGCGAGCGCCTCCGAGTTCCTACCCCGGAGACCACGACACCTGCGGCCGTCATTAAAGTCATCAAGAGGTTGGCCAAGCAGGCAGGGAAATTTGATCGCGTATCGGTAGGAGTTCCCGGAACCGTACGTTCGGGTGTCACTACCGGCGTGGTGAACTTGGGGCCGGAATGGGACCACTTTCATCTGACAAAGACACTCAGCGCCATTTTCGGCAAGCCGGTGCGAGCGGCGAACGATGCGGATATGCAAGGCTTTGGGGCCATATCCGGGAATGGACTCGAGCTTGTTCTCACACTGGGTACAGGAGTCGGGTCGTCGCTGTTCGTCGATGGACGGCTCGTCCCGAACGTGAGAGTCGGAAAGAACAGACTTCGCAAAGAAGAATTGGAGCGCATCGGCAAAAAACGATGGAATCGGCGCCTGGGAAAAGTAGTCGCCAAACTGGAGCGCATGTTTCAGTATGATCGACTCTATATCGGTGGAGGCAATGCCGCCATGGTCGATATCAGACTTCTTCCCGGGAATGTCACGATCGTGTCCAATCTCAACGGAGTCCTTGGCGGCATTGCCCTCTGGCAGGAGTCGCACATTACCAAAGAATCGGCAGCCAGTAAGTGA
- a CDS encoding response regulator produces the protein MSTKDFLTEDGAYPDPTHLTAGADGNPPMVVPAGRSHRSIFQRAAAIPPALLTAGVLAIATLLRIALTPVFGSGYTFITFYPATMFSTVIAGWRYGLATALAAAILSTLLFIDPFSNVEHAAAIGVFLAVDGLMIVIADWTRRARRQSELEASLIRAREGELREEFRKRTEVAARTSGEQLRSILDRAPATIFLKDRAGRYLFFNDQFGHLFHLGREHAYGKTDRELLPTELADQFVENDRHVWESGTLLTIEEYVPQMDGRHTSLVQKFLLRDADGHPYALCGIALDITDRLKMEAAIRAGEERLQLAQTAGGVGTFDWDIVAQRGVWSPELERIWGLPPGSFEGSYAAWRRLVYPEDLAAAEAGAARSMEDPSKAQEYEYRIMRPDGALRWIYAKAKTLCDAEGRRIRMVGVNMDITDRKEAQLRLERSTEELEREVEVRTKELVQSQNRLRAMATELNLTEQRERKRLATELHDHLQQMLVFGKLTIGQGKQAAIGIPACEKVLNKVDEMLSDALSYTRTLVSELSPPVLRDHGLIAGLKWLGESMKKHELSVAVIVPEDNGLKLPEDQEILLFQSVRELLINSSKHAGVGHATVRLVQYDDCLEITVRDEGKGFDLTAAGTPGSGLSSKFGLFSIRERMRALGGSFAIDSAPGHGTTATIMLRVTRHAETAVLNPAALEVQDRAFGIQLSTHQKSTATRVLLVDDHAMVRQGLRSVLDAYKDLQVVGEARDGEEAVKLVQDLRPRVVVMDINMPKMNGIDATARIKAKWPGTIVIGISVNTGDDNSDAMKRAGATTVLTKDKAVDQLHDAIIHEVGASTFNLT, from the coding sequence ATGAGCACCAAGGACTTTCTAACCGAAGACGGCGCATATCCAGACCCCACCCATCTCACTGCCGGGGCCGATGGCAACCCACCGATGGTTGTTCCTGCAGGTCGATCCCATCGATCCATTTTCCAAAGAGCGGCGGCAATCCCTCCCGCCCTGCTTACGGCAGGCGTGCTCGCGATAGCCACGTTGCTGCGCATCGCGCTCACACCCGTGTTTGGGAGCGGCTATACCTTTATCACGTTCTATCCTGCCACGATGTTCAGCACAGTCATCGCCGGCTGGCGATACGGACTTGCAACGGCCTTGGCCGCTGCGATTTTGTCGACACTATTGTTTATCGATCCCTTCAGCAATGTCGAGCATGCGGCGGCAATCGGGGTGTTTCTCGCAGTCGATGGACTCATGATCGTCATCGCGGATTGGACTCGCAGGGCCCGGCGACAATCGGAGCTGGAAGCCTCCCTGATCCGAGCGCGGGAAGGCGAACTGCGCGAAGAATTCCGGAAGCGGACGGAAGTGGCAGCGCGGACCAGCGGGGAGCAACTGCGCTCCATACTTGATCGGGCGCCGGCAACGATTTTTTTGAAGGATCGCGCAGGACGCTATCTCTTTTTCAACGACCAGTTCGGCCATTTATTCCACCTTGGGAGAGAGCACGCTTATGGCAAGACTGATAGAGAGCTGCTTCCCACCGAGTTGGCGGACCAATTTGTCGAAAACGATAGACACGTTTGGGAATCCGGCACATTGCTGACCATCGAAGAATATGTTCCGCAAATGGACGGGCGGCATACCTCGCTGGTTCAGAAGTTCCTGCTGCGCGATGCCGACGGCCATCCTTACGCGTTATGCGGGATTGCGCTGGACATCACCGATCGTCTGAAGATGGAAGCAGCGATCCGTGCCGGTGAGGAACGGCTGCAATTGGCGCAGACGGCCGGAGGCGTCGGCACCTTCGATTGGGATATCGTGGCGCAGCGCGGGGTGTGGTCCCCTGAGCTGGAACGAATATGGGGTTTGCCACCCGGAAGCTTCGAGGGAAGTTATGCCGCGTGGCGTCGCTTGGTTTATCCGGAAGATCTCGCGGCCGCTGAAGCGGGAGCGGCAAGATCCATGGAAGATCCTAGCAAGGCTCAGGAATATGAGTATCGCATCATGCGCCCGGATGGAGCCCTTCGATGGATCTACGCGAAGGCCAAGACGTTATGTGATGCAGAGGGCCGGCGGATTCGCATGGTAGGCGTCAACATGGATATTACCGACAGAAAAGAAGCCCAATTGCGCCTTGAACGGTCCACTGAAGAATTGGAACGAGAGGTCGAGGTGCGCACGAAGGAACTCGTGCAGTCGCAGAACCGGCTGCGTGCCATGGCGACCGAACTGAACCTGACCGAGCAGCGTGAACGCAAACGACTTGCCACAGAGCTGCATGATCATCTGCAACAGATGCTCGTCTTCGGTAAGTTGACCATTGGACAGGGTAAGCAGGCGGCAATCGGGATACCCGCCTGCGAAAAAGTTCTCAATAAAGTCGACGAAATGTTGTCTGATGCTCTGAGCTATACCCGCACGCTCGTCTCGGAACTCAGTCCTCCGGTGCTGCGTGACCATGGGCTCATTGCCGGACTCAAATGGCTGGGCGAGTCCATGAAGAAACATGAGCTATCGGTGGCGGTCATCGTTCCGGAGGACAATGGGCTCAAGCTGCCGGAGGACCAAGAGATCCTTTTGTTTCAATCCGTGCGGGAACTGTTGATCAATTCGTCCAAGCATGCGGGAGTAGGGCATGCCACAGTGAGGCTAGTCCAGTATGATGACTGTTTGGAGATTACGGTGCGCGACGAGGGAAAAGGTTTCGACCTCACTGCTGCTGGCACTCCTGGCAGCGGACTCTCCTCCAAGTTTGGGCTCTTCAGCATTAGAGAACGTATGAGGGCGCTGGGAGGGTCTTTCGCGATTGACTCGGCACCGGGCCACGGGACGACGGCAACGATCATGCTGCGTGTGACCAGACATGCTGAGACAGCAGTGCTGAATCCTGCAGCCCTGGAAGTGCAAGATCGGGCCTTTGGCATTCAACTCTCAACGCACCAGAAGAGCACCGCCACTCGCGTTCTGCTGGTGGACGACCACGCCATGGTTCGGCAGGGCCTTCGTTCCGTGCTGGATGCCTACAAGGATCTTCAAGTAGTCGGGGAGGCGCGGGATGGGGAAGAAGCTGTGAAATTGGTCCAAGATCTGCGGCCTAGAGTCGTCGTGATGGACATCAACATGCCGAAGATGAACGGGATTGATGCCACGGCGCGCATTAAAGCCAAGTGGCCCGGGACCATCGTCATCGGCATCTCGGTCAACACCGGCGACGACAACAGCGACGCCATGAAACGAGCCGGAGCAACCACCGTCCTCACCAAAGACAAGGCTGTTGACCAGCTTCACGATGCGATTATTCACGAAGTCGGCGCATCAACCTTCAATCTCACGTGA